A genomic region of Leptolyngbya sp. FACHB-261 contains the following coding sequences:
- a CDS encoding aminodeoxychorismate/anthranilate synthase component II, translated as MIVVIDNYDSFTYNLVQYLGELGSEFPVAQDCRVFRNDQISLEELRALNPEGIVISPGPGRPEDAGISPEVIRDLGPQIPLLGVCLGHQGIGLVFGGQIVSAPELMHGKTSAIQHTGKGVFADLESPFTATRYHSLVIDRESCPSVLEITAWTEDGTIMGVRHQEYPHIEGVQFHPESILTPYGKDLMRNFLKSLKPQPVTVGV; from the coding sequence TTGATCGTTGTCATCGATAACTACGACAGCTTTACCTACAACTTGGTGCAATACCTGGGCGAACTAGGCAGCGAGTTTCCAGTGGCACAGGACTGCCGCGTCTTCCGCAACGACCAGATCAGCCTAGAGGAATTGCGGGCGCTAAACCCGGAGGGGATTGTCATTTCGCCTGGACCAGGGCGGCCTGAAGATGCCGGAATTTCGCCGGAGGTCATTCGTGATTTGGGACCGCAGATCCCGTTGTTGGGCGTGTGCTTGGGCCATCAGGGCATTGGCCTGGTTTTTGGGGGGCAGATTGTCTCCGCTCCCGAACTGATGCATGGTAAGACTTCTGCGATTCAGCACACTGGGAAGGGTGTGTTTGCTGACCTGGAAAGTCCGTTCACTGCCACGCGCTATCACAGCCTAGTGATTGACCGCGAGAGTTGCCCATCCGTCTTGGAAATAACGGCCTGGACCGAGGATGGCACGATTATGGGTGTTCGACACCAGGAGTATCCCCACATTGAAGGTGTGCAGTTCCACCCGGAAAGCATTCTCACGCCCTACGGCAAGGATTTGATGCGC
- the rfbB gene encoding dTDP-glucose 4,6-dehydratase — protein MQTFLVTGGAGFIGANFILQARSLQWANVVNLDILTYASNLQTLAELQNDPGYHFVKGDIGNSELIAYLLEQHQPDAVINFAAETHVDRSILGPESFIRTNVVGTFQLLEASRAYWQKLSPSKRDKFRFLQISTDEVYGSLRSTDPAFREDTPYSPNSPYAASKAGADHLVRAYYHTYGLPTLTTNCSNNYGPRQFPEKLIPLTILNALDGKALPVYGDGLNVRDWLYVTDHCEAVYLVLEHGKIGETYNIGGRNEQTNLAVVEKICASLDSLAPQAGLHRSNLIAFVKDRPGHDRRYAINCDKISHELGWQPKEDFDSGLQKTVDWYLNNPVWVEQVRSGAYQDWISQNYENRKG, from the coding sequence TCATTCTCCAAGCTAGAAGCTTGCAGTGGGCTAATGTAGTCAACCTGGATATTTTGACCTATGCCAGTAACCTGCAAACCCTGGCAGAGTTGCAAAACGACCCCGGTTATCATTTCGTCAAAGGCGATATTGGCAACTCAGAACTGATAGCTTATTTGTTAGAGCAACATCAGCCTGATGCAGTCATCAATTTCGCTGCTGAAACTCATGTGGATCGCTCGATCCTAGGTCCTGAGAGTTTCATTAGAACCAATGTTGTGGGCACATTCCAGTTGCTAGAGGCAAGCAGAGCCTATTGGCAGAAATTATCGCCATCCAAACGAGACAAATTTCGCTTCTTGCAAATCTCCACAGATGAAGTCTATGGCTCTCTCCGCTCTACTGACCCAGCCTTTCGGGAAGATACCCCCTACTCCCCCAATAGCCCCTATGCCGCCTCTAAAGCAGGGGCCGACCATCTAGTGCGGGCTTACTATCACACCTATGGCTTGCCGACTTTAACCACCAACTGCTCCAATAATTATGGCCCGCGCCAGTTTCCTGAAAAGCTGATTCCTCTGACCATTCTCAATGCGCTAGATGGCAAAGCTTTGCCCGTTTATGGAGATGGTCTAAATGTTAGAGATTGGCTCTATGTGACCGATCACTGTGAGGCGGTTTATCTTGTTTTAGAACACGGCAAGATTGGTGAAACCTACAACATTGGTGGGCGAAACGAGCAAACCAATTTGGCCGTAGTTGAGAAGATTTGTGCAAGTCTCGATAGCCTGGCTCCTCAAGCGGGTTTGCACCGTTCTAATCTGATTGCCTTTGTTAAAGATCGGCCTGGGCATGACCGGCGTTACGCGATCAACTGCGACAAAATTAGCCACGAACTGGGATGGCAACCCAAAGAAGATTTCGATAGCGGTCTACAGAAAACCGTCGACTGGTATCTCAACAACCCAGTGTGGGTAGAGCAAGTGCGTTCTGGTGCTTACCAGGATTGGATTAGCCAGAATTATGAGAACCGGAAAGGGTAA
- the rfbD gene encoding dTDP-4-dehydrorhamnose reductase, whose amino-acid sequence MNRILLVGADGQVGWELQRTLLTLGDVIAVGRNTSQSALRVDLAAPDTIQQVVRELKPSLIVNAAAYTAVDKAEQEVELAEKVNAVAPGILAEEAKRLGAAIVHYSTDYVFNGSSDIPYTEQDQPDPLNTYGRTKLIGEQAIQAVGLPHLILRTSWVYGLRGRNFLLTMLKLAQEREELRIVSDQIGAPTWSRTIAEATAQVLASSMRDPERFWAEQAGLYHLTAVGRTSWHGFAEAIFQLQRLKTLNLKALVAIPSEQYPTPAKRPAYSQLDTSKLSETFGLKLPEWRRALELALDISSNSVE is encoded by the coding sequence GTGAACAGAATTTTGTTGGTTGGTGCTGACGGTCAAGTCGGTTGGGAGTTGCAGCGCACTTTGCTCACGCTGGGAGATGTGATTGCCGTGGGGCGTAACACCAGCCAGAGTGCCCTACGGGTAGACCTCGCCGCTCCAGATACGATTCAGCAAGTTGTTCGTGAGCTAAAGCCTAGTCTGATTGTTAATGCCGCTGCCTACACAGCTGTGGATAAAGCTGAACAGGAGGTTGAATTAGCTGAAAAGGTCAACGCTGTAGCGCCTGGCATTTTGGCAGAGGAGGCCAAACGCTTGGGGGCAGCAATCGTTCATTATTCGACTGATTATGTCTTTAATGGCAGCAGCGATATTCCTTATACCGAACAAGATCAACCTGACCCGCTCAACACCTATGGCAGAACTAAGCTGATAGGGGAACAGGCAATCCAAGCCGTAGGTTTGCCCCATTTGATTCTGAGAACTAGTTGGGTTTATGGCCTGCGGGGCCGTAACTTTTTGCTCACCATGCTCAAGTTGGCCCAGGAACGGGAAGAGTTGCGGATCGTTAGTGACCAGATCGGTGCACCCACCTGGAGCCGAACCATTGCTGAGGCGACTGCTCAGGTTCTGGCTAGCTCTATGCGAGATCCAGAGAGGTTTTGGGCTGAGCAGGCAGGCTTGTACCATCTAACTGCCGTGGGGCGAACCAGTTGGCATGGTTTTGCAGAAGCGATTTTTCAGTTGCAACGGCTTAAAACGCTAAACCTAAAAGCGCTAGTTGCCATTCCTTCAGAGCAGTATCCAACCCCAGCCAAGCGACCGGCTTATTCTCAATTGGACACAAGCAAGTTATCTGAAACCTTTGGTCTCAAGCTCCCTGAATGGCGGCGGGCTCTAGAGCTAGCCCTTGATATCTCCAGCAACTCTGTTGAGTAG
- the rfbC gene encoding dTDP-4-dehydrorhamnose 3,5-epimerase: MEILETEIPDVLLLQPKVYGDERGFFYESYNERVLLEKAGIVAKFVQDNHSCSAQNVLRGLHYQIQQPQGKLVRVVVGSVFDVVVDLRKSSATFGRHTCVHLVAEEKQQLWIPPGFAHGFLVLSDRAEFLYKTTDYYAPEHERCLHWDDPTLAIAWPLQAEPILSAKDRSGRWLQEAEVFE, encoded by the coding sequence ATGGAAATTTTAGAAACCGAAATTCCTGATGTGCTCCTGCTGCAACCCAAGGTTTATGGCGATGAACGTGGTTTTTTTTACGAGAGCTACAACGAGCGCGTCCTCCTAGAAAAAGCAGGAATCGTAGCGAAATTTGTGCAGGACAACCACTCTTGCTCGGCCCAAAACGTGTTGCGCGGTCTCCACTACCAAATTCAACAGCCGCAGGGAAAATTGGTAAGAGTGGTTGTCGGTTCTGTGTTCGATGTAGTAGTCGATTTGCGAAAAAGCTCCGCAACTTTTGGCCGACATACCTGCGTGCATCTAGTCGCTGAAGAGAAGCAACAACTTTGGATCCCGCCCGGTTTTGCTCACGGCTTTCTAGTTCTGTCGGATCGGGCTGAATTTCTGTATAAAACAACCGATTACTACGCGCCAGAACACGAGCGCTGCCTCCATTGGGACGACCCTACTCTGGCAATTGCTTGGCCGCTACAAGCGGAGCCCATCTTATCAGCCAAAGATCGCTCAGGGCGATGGCTGCAAGAGGCTGAGGTATTTGAGTGA
- the rfbA gene encoding glucose-1-phosphate thymidylyltransferase RfbA — translation MKGIILAGGSGTRLYPLTHVVSKQLMPVYDKPMIYYPLSVLMLAGIREILIISTPLDLPQFQRLLKDGSQWGLQFSYVEQPKPEGLAQAFILGKDFIGDEPVCLILGDNIFYGHGFSEVLSRATKLQKGGLVFGYQVKNPQAYGVLEFDEHGQVISIQEKPSSPKSKYAIPGIYFYDANVAEMAAGLKPSARNELEITDLNLAYLRQGQLRVELLGRGYAWLDTGTHESLHQAANFIETLEQRQGLKIACVEEIAYRQGYIDLDQLCRLAEAVGKSSYGHYLLEIVNDDSNTNSGPAYQTASHRSGQSSEKFLGLGV, via the coding sequence ATGAAGGGAATCATTCTGGCGGGCGGCTCAGGTACAAGGCTCTATCCGTTAACCCATGTGGTTAGCAAGCAGCTGATGCCCGTTTACGATAAACCGATGATCTACTATCCTCTGTCGGTGCTGATGCTTGCGGGGATTCGGGAGATTTTGATTATCTCTACTCCCTTAGATTTGCCGCAGTTCCAACGCTTGCTGAAGGATGGCAGCCAGTGGGGATTGCAGTTCAGTTATGTTGAACAGCCGAAGCCAGAAGGCTTGGCGCAAGCTTTTATTCTAGGCAAAGACTTTATTGGGGATGAACCGGTTTGCTTGATTTTGGGTGACAACATTTTCTATGGGCATGGCTTCAGTGAGGTCTTGAGCCGAGCCACTAAATTGCAGAAAGGGGGCCTAGTCTTCGGTTATCAAGTTAAGAATCCCCAAGCTTATGGGGTGCTCGAATTTGATGAGCACGGTCAGGTGATTAGTATCCAAGAAAAGCCGAGCTCGCCCAAATCTAAATACGCGATACCGGGCATTTATTTCTATGATGCCAATGTTGCAGAAATGGCTGCGGGCTTGAAACCCTCCGCTCGCAATGAGTTAGAAATTACTGACCTGAATTTGGCTTATCTCCGCCAAGGTCAATTGCGAGTTGAACTGCTAGGACGAGGCTATGCCTGGCTTGACACAGGCACTCATGAATCTCTCCATCAAGCTGCTAACTTCATTGAAACCTTGGAGCAACGGCAGGGGTTAAAGATCGCTTGCGTCGAGGAAATAGCCTATCGTCAGGGCTACATCGACTTAGATCAGCTGTGTCGGCTAGCTGAAGCCGTTGGCAAAAGTAGCTATGGTCACTATCTGCTAGAGATCGTCAATGATGACAGCAATACCAATTCAGGGCCAGCCTATCAAACTGCATCTCATCGTTCAGGACAATCTTCTGAGAAGTTCCTAGGCTTAGGAGTGTGA